ctggcggtaaatcgctcacgaacactttttattccgatttttcttcggagcgtCtgttcgtgtcgtcggtttagacaaatcgtagtctttgttgtctagtaatttatacaatacagatggtgaatagccatatatcatgattgttgctactatttaagcgtatagttgaaatgacaatgaaaaacaTGGTTACGATTActatagttttttttctcagtgtactTTGAAGTTTGAAACCATTTCACGTGATTGTTCAAGTAATTTCGAACGCGAATATTTATTTGTGTGTAGGATCGAAAACTTTACTAATTTTGTGGCTGAAGTGATTTCTCATTAGAAATAAGAAAACAAGTGAATCAATAACTGACAATATGCAGAAAAATGAACACTTACGAGAACATTTCGACGTATGTAGCGAAGAGTTCGATTTAGATCAGAAAGTATTCGATTCTGATATCGGTAATGAAATTACTCGCAGGTAGGTAAATTGTAGCAATgaattcgacgtgaacatttcaaaaggaccttaaaacaattgacagattctctctgtttactttctctttcgattatatctgcgttattacgcaattgttcgttacatgtataatactattacaaagctggagatattttctttcattctatatgCAAATTTGGTAAGTGAACGTGAAAATGTAGGTGTTATTTactgaagagaaagtaaacaaagagaatctctcattggtttatgtgcccttatgaaatgttcacgtcgaattgTGTGACCATACTGGAAAtccttttgtttactttttgttaATTATATGGGGCTTTATAAAATTTGCTAGCATTACTAGTAATGTTATGGTTTGAACGTTTTAATCGAACTCTGGTGATTTTTCAAAGGGAAAGGAAATCTGTCATTCACAGTCCCATCAGGGTTTTTCTAATTAGGTATTACTTCTAAAATGTTacgttttttttcagtgataACAAACCTGACCATGCACCGGATGTGGTAACAATGAAAGAGGAACCATCAAATAACTCGAAAGAGCCATTCACTGTAACAACCGATCCACCAAAGCAACAAGAATGTCCAATCGATGACAAACAATCCGCTATGCTTCGTTGCGACATTTGCGATAAAACATTTGAACATAAATACAGGCTAATTAACCACATGAACATTCATACTTCTACCAAACCATACACATGCGATATATGTGGGAAAGGATTCCACCATAAGCAGTCATTGAAGCTCCATACACTCATTCATACCGGTGAACGGTCGTATAAATGCACTGTAtgcgaaaaaggattttttgctAAAACTACTCTCACCCATCACATGAATGTACACACAGGCGAGCGGCCGTATAAATGCAATGTTTGCGGAAAAGATTTCGCCGATAGTTCTAATCTATCTAAACATGTGTCTATTCACGAAAGCGAGTACCGGTATAAGTGTGACGTGTGTGGCAAAGGATTCCATCATAGTTTCAGATTCAAGAGCCATAAAAGCATTCATGCAGGCGTAGTGTACAGTTGTACCGTATGCGAGAAAAAGTTTACCATCAAATCTAACCTATCGAAACACATGTATATCCACAAGGATGACTACAAATGTGATGTGTGCGGTAGAAGATTCACAAGCAGATCTCTTCTGGAAAATCACAAGTTCACTCATTCTGGGGAGCATCCTTACAAATGCACTGTTTGCGGAAAGATTTTATCCACCAACTCTAACCTAAAAAAGCATCTGTCAATACATAATGGTGATTACCGTCATAAGTGTGAGGTGTGTGGCAAAGGATTCATAGTCAAATCACACCTGAAAGCCCACCAAATCTATCACACCGGTGAACGGCCGTATCGATGCACTATATGCGAGAAAAATTTTACCAGTAGCTCTAACCTAACGACCCACATGTACACTCACACGGGTGAATACCGGCACAAGTGTCAGTTGTGCGGCAAAGGATGCACGAACAAATTTCAACTGCAAGCGCACGAACGAAGACATTCGGGTTATCAGTGCACCGTGTGTGAAAAACGGTATACTAGTTTAGCCTATTTCAAACTGCACATGCGCCTTCACGATGTCGGTGGCTTTAAATGTAACATATGTGACAGAAATTTCAAAACCAAACGTAATCTTACTATACACACGCGGAAACATACGGGCGAGCGAAAATACAAGTGCGATGTGTGTGACAAAATGTTTGATTACCGCTCCCAATTTACGGTACACGAACGCGTTCATACCGAAGAGCGCCCCTTCAAGTGTAGCATATGTGATAGAACCTTCCGAAGCAATACCAATCTGACCAAACATATGTTCCTTCACACCGATGAGCGGCCCTACAGTTATAAGTGTGAAGTGTGTGGCAAAGGTTTCTATCATCGTTCAGCCTTTATGAACCACGCTCGCATTCACACGGGCGAAGTTTATAAATGTTCCATATGCGAAAAGGTGCTCGCCAGTCACCCGAGCCTTACGCAGCACATGTTAATTCATAAGGATGATTACCAGCATAAGTGTGATGTATGcggcaaaggattcagaatcaaATCACGCTTGAGGGAACATCAAAACATCCACACGGgacaacgtccttacaaatgttcCGTGTGCGGAAGGGGGTTTCTTTCCAACTCGGTCCTAaccaatcacatggccattcACACGGGTGACTATCGTTATAAGTGTGAGGTGTGTGGCAAAGGCTATCATAATCATTTGAAGTTTAAGAATCACCAACGCTTCCATACGGACAAGAAGTATAAATGTTCTATATGCGAAATGGTTCTACCCACCGATACCAGTCTATCCAATCACATGACTAGTCACACTGGTTATGTTCGGTATGAGTGCGATGTTTGTGGCAAAGGATTCAGTGTACTTTCACACTTGAACAGACACAAATACACGCACGCGAGTGAGAGACCGTTCAAGTGCGTCGTATGCGACAAAGATTTTAAACTCGAAACAACTCTTGCCAGCCATATGCGTGTTCATTCGAACGAGCGGCCACATAAATGCACTGCGTGTGAAAAAAGTTTCCACACTAACTATGGTCTCAAATCGCACATGTTGATTCACACGGGTGACAGTCGGCATGAGTGTGATGTGTGTGGCAA
This genomic window from Malaya genurostris strain Urasoe2022 chromosome 1, Malgen_1.1, whole genome shotgun sequence contains:
- the LOC131426368 gene encoding zinc finger protein 721-like isoform X2, translating into MKEEPSNNSKEPFTVTTDPPKQQECPIDDKQSAMLRCDICDKTFEHKYRLINHMNIHTSTKPYTCDICGKGFHHKQSLKLHTLIHTGERSYKCTVCEKGFFAKTTLTHHMNVHTGERPYKCNVCGKDFADSSNLSKHVSIHESEYRYKCDVCGKGFHHSFRFKSHKSIHAGVVYSCTVCEKKFTIKSNLSKHMYIHKDDYKCDVCGRRFTSRSLLENHKFTHSGEHPYKCTVCGKILSTNSNLKKHLSIHNGDYRHKCEVCGKGFIVKSHLKAHQIYHTGERPYRCTICEKNFTSSSNLTTHMYTHTGEYRHKCQLCGKGCTNKFQLQAHERRHSGYQCTVCEKRYTSLAYFKLHMRLHDVGGFKCNICDRNFKTKRNLTIHTRKHTGERKYKCDVCDKMFDYRSQFTVHERVHTEERPFKCSICDRTFRSNTNLTKHMFLHTDERPYSYKCEVCGKGFYHRSAFMNHARIHTGEVYKCSICEKVLASHPSLTQHMLIHKDDYQHKCDVCGKGFRIKSRLREHQNIHTGQRPYKCSVCGRGFLSNSVLTNHMAIHTGDYRYKCEVCGKGYHNHLKFKNHQRFHTDKKYKCSICEMVLPTDTSLSNHMTSHTGYVRYECDVCGKGFSVLSHLNRHKYTHASERPFKCVVCDKDFKLETTLASHMRVHSNERPHKCTACEKSFHTNYGLKSHMLIHTGDSRHECDVCGKKFTRNYCLKLHKRIHTTESASDCAV
- the LOC131426368 gene encoding zinc finger protein 665-like isoform X1, whose protein sequence is MQKNEHLREHFDVCSEEFDLDQKVFDSDIGNEITRSDNKPDHAPDVVTMKEEPSNNSKEPFTVTTDPPKQQECPIDDKQSAMLRCDICDKTFEHKYRLINHMNIHTSTKPYTCDICGKGFHHKQSLKLHTLIHTGERSYKCTVCEKGFFAKTTLTHHMNVHTGERPYKCNVCGKDFADSSNLSKHVSIHESEYRYKCDVCGKGFHHSFRFKSHKSIHAGVVYSCTVCEKKFTIKSNLSKHMYIHKDDYKCDVCGRRFTSRSLLENHKFTHSGEHPYKCTVCGKILSTNSNLKKHLSIHNGDYRHKCEVCGKGFIVKSHLKAHQIYHTGERPYRCTICEKNFTSSSNLTTHMYTHTGEYRHKCQLCGKGCTNKFQLQAHERRHSGYQCTVCEKRYTSLAYFKLHMRLHDVGGFKCNICDRNFKTKRNLTIHTRKHTGERKYKCDVCDKMFDYRSQFTVHERVHTEERPFKCSICDRTFRSNTNLTKHMFLHTDERPYSYKCEVCGKGFYHRSAFMNHARIHTGEVYKCSICEKVLASHPSLTQHMLIHKDDYQHKCDVCGKGFRIKSRLREHQNIHTGQRPYKCSVCGRGFLSNSVLTNHMAIHTGDYRYKCEVCGKGYHNHLKFKNHQRFHTDKKYKCSICEMVLPTDTSLSNHMTSHTGYVRYECDVCGKGFSVLSHLNRHKYTHASERPFKCVVCDKDFKLETTLASHMRVHSNERPHKCTACEKSFHTNYGLKSHMLIHTGDSRHECDVCGKKFTRNYCLKLHKRIHTTESASDCAV